Proteins co-encoded in one Nitratireductor kimnyeongensis genomic window:
- the modA gene encoding molybdate ABC transporter substrate-binding protein produces the protein MFPRTLVSFAFLAALSTAAFAEKLTVFAAASMKDAIERAASEYQTSGGNEVVVSFASSSVLARQIEAGAPADVFISANIDWMAYLVERDLVRTDSETIIAGNNLVIAGPAGTEPVENPSAMLNGRFAMGDPTHVPAGKYARTALENLGLWKNVEKNAVFGENVRVALELASRGEVKAVIVYGSDQKAAGELVRAYVFPADSHAPILYPAAATRDGAESAETFLAFLKSEAGRAIFTDLGFSKATE, from the coding sequence ATGTTTCCACGCACTCTTGTGAGCTTCGCTTTCCTCGCGGCTCTTTCTACTGCGGCTTTCGCCGAAAAGCTCACCGTCTTCGCTGCCGCCAGCATGAAAGACGCCATTGAGCGCGCCGCGAGCGAGTATCAGACATCCGGCGGCAATGAAGTCGTCGTCTCGTTTGCCTCCAGTTCTGTTCTCGCCCGCCAGATCGAGGCTGGTGCGCCGGCGGATGTGTTCATCTCCGCAAACATCGACTGGATGGCGTATTTGGTCGAACGTGATCTGGTCCGCACCGACAGCGAGACCATCATCGCCGGCAACAATCTCGTCATCGCAGGTCCGGCAGGAACAGAGCCGGTGGAAAATCCTAGCGCCATGCTCAATGGGCGCTTCGCCATGGGGGACCCCACCCATGTGCCCGCTGGCAAATATGCTCGCACGGCGCTCGAAAACCTCGGCCTCTGGAAAAACGTCGAGAAGAACGCCGTGTTCGGCGAAAACGTCCGCGTGGCGCTGGAGCTCGCCAGCCGTGGTGAGGTGAAAGCCGTGATCGTCTACGGATCGGATCAGAAAGCCGCCGGCGAGTTGGTGCGCGCCTATGTCTTCCCGGCAGACAGCCATGCGCCGATCCTCTACCCCGCCGCCGCTACGAGGGATGGAGCCGAAAGCGCTGAAACCTTCCTCGCCTTCCTGAAAAGCGAGGCCGGTCGAGCGATCTTCACCGATCTCGGTTTTTCGAAAGCCACGGAATAG
- a CDS encoding rhodanese-related sulfurtransferase translates to MISSSPAQTFRVAALYRFASLPEHEALRTELATFCCKRGIRGTLLLAAEGINGTVAGTPEAIEALIEHLEKMPALKGLEVKYSTASEMPFHRMKVRLKKEIVTMGVPEVDPVNQAGTYVEPAEWNTLISDPETVVVDTRNAYETAIGTFSRAMDPETETFRDFPAWAERNLNRLKGRKIAMFCTGGIRCEKATAYMKLIGVDDVYHLKGGILKYLEEVPAEESLWEGECFVFDERVSVRHGLEKGEATLCRACRHPLTPQDRASPLFQEGIACPHCAESRSEADRARYAERQRQIELAEKRGDRFPIGTPVGKQDA, encoded by the coding sequence ATGATTTCTTCCTCACCCGCACAGACGTTTCGCGTTGCCGCGCTCTATCGCTTTGCCTCTCTCCCCGAGCACGAGGCATTGCGTACCGAGCTTGCCACCTTCTGCTGCAAGCGGGGCATTCGCGGCACGCTCCTTCTCGCAGCCGAAGGCATTAATGGCACTGTGGCCGGAACACCGGAGGCTATCGAAGCGCTCATTGAACATCTTGAAAAGATGCCCGCGCTTAAAGGTTTGGAGGTGAAGTACAGCACGGCCTCCGAAATGCCCTTTCACCGCATGAAAGTCCGGTTGAAAAAAGAGATCGTCACAATGGGCGTGCCCGAGGTCGATCCAGTCAATCAAGCTGGGACCTATGTGGAACCAGCCGAGTGGAATACCTTGATCTCCGATCCCGAGACGGTGGTCGTCGACACTCGCAATGCCTATGAGACGGCCATTGGTACCTTTTCCCGGGCGATGGATCCAGAGACTGAAACCTTCCGCGATTTTCCCGCCTGGGCCGAGCGTAATCTCAACCGCCTGAAAGGCCGCAAGATCGCCATGTTCTGCACCGGCGGGATCCGTTGCGAAAAGGCAACCGCCTACATGAAGCTGATTGGCGTCGATGACGTCTATCACCTGAAAGGCGGCATCCTGAAATACCTTGAGGAAGTGCCTGCAGAAGAGAGCCTTTGGGAAGGGGAGTGTTTCGTCTTCGACGAACGCGTCTCTGTTCGCCATGGGCTCGAGAAGGGCGAAGCGACGCTTTGCCGGGCCTGTCGGCATCCGCTGACACCCCAGGATCGTGCCTCACCCCTGTTCCAGGAAGGTATTGCTTGCCCCCACTGCGCCGAAAGTCGGAGCGAAGCGGACCGCGCCCGCTATGCCGAGCGCCAGCGTCAGATCGAGCTGGCCGAAAAACGCGGCGACCGCTTCCCCATCGGAACACCGGTAGGGAAGCAAGACGCCTGA
- a CDS encoding DUF882 domain-containing protein, translating to MLAVGALVAAAPAAHAETRTLKLYFIHTKERAEITYKKNGRYIQSGLKQVNRFLRDWRQNEPTNMDPQVLDLLWEVYRAAGARDYIHVVSAYRSPKTNAMLRSRSSGVAKKSQHMLGKAIDFYIPGVKLSNLRNAALKFQAGGVGYYPRSGSPFIHIDVGGVRHWPRMSRKQLLAVFPDGKTMHVPTDGKPLPGYKQALAAYESRKRNGSSIQVARDSGGGNGRGLLAALFGGGADEEEDTAETTTVVARQQPAARQPEAPAAAPAPQPEPESETPSTILAALPQRSLPTPRAAPRPDVAVGQPLPFEVKPAEETPVIEEATPQNAGTAVLVAANIPIPTRRPEYVPDAATQEALVQMASAQTDAPDAIAGVLAQDTETEQPITTAAYLPMPSERPERATSDEFTLAALPEPRPQAEAEPVKSDFALAGDAEMETSASASSLQEELGQPVSASPRKALLARAEQLPQSRQESRARSTRKSAKPGPSDVARGAQPVVVATLGEAPTRALSQNSMLTEATPPAHPPAFDSEFVRSPETVYTTGFQQDITVADATRFSGKAVNFISMARFRTN from the coding sequence ATGCTAGCAGTTGGCGCGCTTGTCGCAGCAGCGCCCGCCGCCCACGCTGAAACACGCACTCTGAAGCTCTATTTCATCCACACGAAAGAGCGAGCGGAGATCACCTACAAGAAGAACGGCCGCTATATTCAGAGCGGCCTGAAGCAGGTGAATCGCTTCCTGCGCGATTGGCGCCAGAACGAACCCACCAATATGGATCCGCAGGTCCTCGACCTGTTGTGGGAAGTGTATCGCGCCGCCGGCGCGCGCGATTACATCCACGTCGTCTCGGCCTATCGTTCGCCCAAAACGAATGCCATGCTGCGTAGCCGTTCCAGCGGCGTCGCCAAGAAGAGCCAGCACATGCTCGGCAAGGCGATTGATTTTTACATTCCAGGCGTAAAGCTTTCCAATCTGCGGAATGCCGCCCTCAAATTCCAAGCCGGCGGTGTTGGATATTATCCGCGTTCAGGATCTCCTTTCATTCACATCGATGTCGGTGGTGTACGCCATTGGCCCCGCATGAGCCGCAAACAGCTTCTGGCCGTCTTCCCGGATGGAAAGACCATGCACGTTCCTACCGACGGCAAACCCCTGCCCGGATACAAGCAGGCACTCGCTGCCTATGAATCGCGAAAGCGCAACGGAAGCTCGATCCAGGTCGCGCGCGACAGTGGCGGCGGAAATGGCCGCGGTCTCTTGGCAGCACTCTTTGGTGGCGGCGCCGACGAGGAAGAGGATACCGCCGAGACCACAACGGTCGTTGCACGGCAGCAGCCTGCCGCCCGCCAGCCTGAGGCACCTGCCGCAGCTCCTGCACCACAACCCGAGCCCGAATCGGAGACCCCGAGCACGATTTTGGCCGCCCTTCCGCAACGCAGCCTACCGACGCCAAGGGCTGCCCCGCGGCCGGATGTTGCTGTCGGCCAGCCGCTACCCTTTGAAGTCAAGCCGGCGGAGGAAACTCCTGTCATTGAGGAGGCAACGCCGCAAAACGCAGGAACCGCGGTGCTGGTCGCCGCCAACATACCGATCCCGACACGTCGTCCGGAATATGTGCCGGATGCAGCCACGCAGGAAGCGCTTGTCCAAATGGCATCGGCACAGACTGATGCTCCGGACGCTATTGCGGGCGTTTTGGCCCAAGACACGGAAACCGAGCAACCGATCACTACAGCTGCCTATCTCCCGATGCCTTCCGAACGTCCCGAGCGCGCAACATCCGACGAGTTCACGCTCGCCGCACTTCCCGAACCGCGTCCACAGGCTGAAGCGGAACCCGTGAAGAGCGATTTCGCTCTTGCAGGCGACGCGGAAATGGAAACATCAGCCAGCGCTTCTTCCCTCCAGGAAGAACTCGGCCAGCCCGTTTCCGCCTCCCCCCGCAAAGCGCTTCTCGCACGAGCGGAACAACTCCCCCAGAGCCGCCAGGAGAGCCGGGCGCGCAGCACACGTAAATCGGCGAAACCGGGCCCGAGCGATGTGGCCAGAGGCGCCCAGCCCGTGGTCGTCGCCACCTTGGGCGAGGCACCGACCCGCGCGCTTAGCCAGAATTCGATGCTGACAGAAGCCACTCCCCCAGCCCACCCGCCGGCATTCGACAGCGAGTTCGTCCGTTCGCCCGAAACCGTCTACACGACTGGTTTTCAGCAAGACATTACCGTGGCGGATGCCACGCGCTTTTCCGGCAAGGCCGTCAACTTCATCTCGATGGCCCGTTTCCGTACCAACTGA
- a CDS encoding tellurite resistance TerB family protein, with protein MFDPKKLLNDLLGSQVPGTEGTVRDKAGQAVQLAKDNPLATGAIAAVLLGTSTGRSVTGSALKFGGIAAVAGLAYKAYQNYQAGKEPAAAAQEGELLPPPEDTSFNPAQAPQGESEFALALVRAMIAAARADGHIDEAERGKIADKLRLAGIDGEAEAFLLEELERPVDLDALVEAAQTDAQKIELYTASRLTIEPKTRAERGYLDMLAGRLRLPDPLVEHIEATVSEATA; from the coding sequence ATGTTCGACCCCAAGAAACTGCTGAACGACCTTTTGGGCTCACAAGTGCCCGGAACTGAAGGCACAGTGCGTGACAAGGCAGGCCAGGCCGTTCAGCTGGCCAAGGACAATCCGCTTGCGACCGGCGCGATCGCCGCCGTTCTTTTGGGCACCAGCACAGGACGTTCGGTTACCGGCAGCGCGCTCAAGTTCGGCGGCATCGCTGCCGTGGCCGGTTTGGCCTACAAGGCCTATCAGAATTATCAGGCGGGCAAGGAGCCTGCCGCAGCAGCACAGGAAGGTGAACTCCTCCCCCCGCCGGAGGATACCAGTTTCAACCCCGCGCAGGCACCGCAGGGTGAAAGTGAATTCGCCCTTGCGCTCGTACGCGCCATGATTGCCGCTGCCCGTGCCGACGGGCACATTGATGAGGCCGAGCGCGGGAAGATCGCCGACAAACTCAGGCTGGCCGGCATAGATGGAGAAGCGGAAGCCTTCCTTCTAGAGGAACTGGAGCGCCCGGTGGATCTGGACGCTTTGGTCGAAGCTGCCCAAACCGATGCCCAGAAGATCGAGCTATACACGGCTTCACGGCTCACCATCGAACCCAAAACCCGCGCTGAGCGCGGCTACCTCGACATGCTCGCCGGCCGTCTGCGCCTCCCCGACCCGCTTGTCGAGCATATCGAGGCAACCGTCTCCGAAGCCACGGCCTGA
- a CDS encoding N-acetylmuramidase domain-containing protein — MLRGREEPIIRFEGHYFDRRLADAKRWEARAAGLSSPEVGKIANPRGQVERWLMFEQAARIDRKAACESVSWGVGQVMGAHWSWLGFADVEALVAEARCGIAGQVGLMLRYIGKAGLKDALMSRDWVRFARGYNGPGYRRNQYDRKLARAYRAYSAGGGPPVTEAVLRIGTRGAAVESLQVLLCALGQRVAVDGVFGPQTDLAVQRIQKEAGLISDGVVGPVTREALTRRLPYRALGLRLWAYFLRLRGFLEAVF; from the coding sequence ATGCTGCGTGGACGGGAGGAGCCGATTATCCGGTTTGAGGGCCACTATTTTGATCGGAGGCTCGCCGACGCAAAACGTTGGGAAGCGAGAGCGGCGGGATTGTCTTCGCCGGAAGTCGGGAAGATTGCCAATCCGCGCGGGCAGGTGGAGCGCTGGCTGATGTTTGAACAGGCCGCGCGTATCGATCGGAAGGCAGCCTGCGAATCTGTCTCCTGGGGGGTTGGGCAGGTGATGGGCGCGCACTGGAGCTGGCTTGGCTTTGCCGATGTGGAAGCGCTGGTCGCAGAGGCCAGATGCGGCATCGCCGGGCAGGTTGGGCTGATGTTGCGGTATATCGGGAAAGCAGGGTTGAAAGATGCTCTGATGTCGCGGGACTGGGTGCGATTTGCGCGCGGCTATAACGGCCCGGGCTATAGGCGCAACCAGTATGACCGAAAGCTCGCTCGGGCTTACCGAGCTTATTCGGCAGGCGGAGGGCCGCCCGTTACGGAAGCGGTGTTGCGGATCGGCACGCGGGGCGCGGCAGTCGAGAGCCTGCAGGTATTGCTCTGCGCACTTGGACAACGGGTGGCGGTGGATGGCGTTTTCGGCCCGCAGACCGACCTTGCCGTGCAACGCATTCAAAAAGAAGCCGGCCTGATTTCGGATGGCGTTGTGGGGCCCGTGACCCGTGAAGCGCTCACACGCCGTTTGCCGTACCGCGCCTTAGGTTTGCGTTTGTGGGCGTACTTCCTTCGGCTCAGGGGGTTTTTGGAAGCGGTGTTTTGA
- a CDS encoding 2-dehydro-3-deoxy-phosphogluconate aldolase has protein sequence MQKKNEVLLAILQGQPVIPVLKIERLADAVPLARALVKGGLPAIEITLRTPDAIDAIRLVSEEVPEAIVGAGTILTSKDFSYAVAAGARFIVSPGITQELLDAASMSEVPFLPGAATPSEVMAAREEGYSLLKFFPAEQSGGAPFLKALSSPLASIRFCPTGGISPKNVGDYLSLPNVICVGGSWVAPDASIEAGDWAAIEALARTASGLKG, from the coding sequence ATGCAGAAGAAGAACGAGGTGCTGCTGGCTATCTTGCAGGGTCAGCCGGTGATACCGGTTCTCAAGATCGAGCGGCTGGCAGACGCCGTCCCGCTTGCGCGAGCGTTGGTGAAGGGTGGATTGCCGGCGATCGAGATCACGCTGCGCACACCCGATGCGATTGACGCCATCCGTCTCGTCAGCGAGGAGGTGCCAGAAGCGATTGTTGGTGCAGGCACGATCCTGACCTCGAAGGATTTTTCCTATGCGGTGGCGGCCGGCGCGCGATTCATCGTCAGTCCCGGTATCACGCAGGAACTGCTCGATGCGGCCTCGATGTCGGAGGTGCCGTTTCTTCCAGGTGCAGCGACACCAAGCGAGGTGATGGCGGCGCGGGAAGAAGGGTACAGCCTCCTCAAATTTTTTCCTGCCGAGCAGTCGGGTGGAGCCCCCTTCCTCAAGGCTCTTTCTTCGCCGCTCGCCTCTATCCGTTTTTGCCCAACAGGCGGCATATCGCCGAAGAATGTGGGAGATTACCTTTCACTGCCGAATGTGATCTGCGTGGGCGGCTCCTGGGTGGCGCCTGACGCATCGATCGAAGCCGGCGATTGGGCCGCAATCGAGGCTTTGGCGCGGACGGCGAGCGGCCTCAAGGGCTGA
- a CDS encoding TetR/AcrR family transcriptional regulator → MNARRGRPPAYDRDAALLAIAETFRMRGYAGASLDEIARAAGMNRPSLFAAFGNKKSMFLAAVEDYRRRMRVAVSPALESDGALSEVLVRFFDAVIAFYHEGIAPGCLVLCTAPAEAPADKEISAVLADALKEIEKDLKGRILRAAVEGQDVKDVAGLAQLMSATLASIAIQARAGVMRADLEHFARATVAVATGTG, encoded by the coding sequence ATGAACGCTCGTCGAGGCCGACCGCCTGCCTATGATCGCGATGCGGCTCTCCTCGCGATTGCGGAAACGTTTCGGATGCGGGGCTACGCTGGTGCCTCTCTGGATGAGATCGCGCGTGCGGCCGGGATGAACCGGCCCAGTCTTTTTGCAGCCTTTGGTAACAAGAAATCTATGTTTCTGGCGGCCGTTGAAGATTACCGCAGGCGGATGCGGGTAGCGGTTTCCCCGGCTCTGGAAAGTGATGGAGCGCTATCAGAGGTTCTGGTGCGTTTCTTTGATGCAGTTATCGCCTTTTATCATGAAGGCATTGCTCCGGGCTGTCTTGTGCTGTGTACGGCTCCAGCAGAAGCGCCTGCGGATAAGGAAATCAGTGCGGTGCTTGCGGATGCGCTCAAGGAGATCGAGAAGGACCTCAAAGGGAGGATCCTCCGTGCCGCTGTCGAGGGCCAGGACGTCAAAGATGTGGCAGGTCTCGCACAGTTGATGTCAGCGACGCTGGCCAGCATCGCGATCCAGGCGCGTGCCGGTGTCATGCGAGCGGACCTGGAGCATTTTGCGCGTGCTACCGTCGCGGTGGCAACCGGCACTGGATAA
- a CDS encoding alpha/beta fold hydrolase, which translates to MNDVVSHRLNLPDGRRLGWHEWGAENGKAVIFCPGAGMAGAIPFGEDAARRMGLRILSVDRAGLGASDANTEKSFASWSGDIASLLQHLEDDAAFAIGFSQGAPFALALADVGLVKAVSVVSGQDELAAPEMFSRLPEPVASMVQIAKDDPERLEADIAAMASADWLWQMIETMSGPQDRAFYAAETFAPLYRRALDEGFSQGVAGYARDTRLAMAPWPFRLEDIVCPVRLWFGLADTSPVHAPDFGETLNKRLPNSKLMRLEGEGSAILWTHAEAILEDLAGMG; encoded by the coding sequence GTGAACGACGTTGTTTCCCACCGACTGAATCTCCCCGATGGTCGGCGTCTTGGCTGGCACGAATGGGGTGCAGAGAATGGCAAGGCGGTAATTTTTTGCCCTGGGGCCGGCATGGCTGGGGCTATCCCGTTTGGTGAGGATGCTGCCCGGCGAATGGGCTTGCGCATTCTTTCCGTAGACCGAGCGGGTCTTGGTGCCTCGGACGCAAATACGGAGAAGAGCTTTGCGAGTTGGAGTGGCGACATCGCTTCCCTGCTTCAGCACCTTGAGGACGATGCAGCTTTTGCCATAGGCTTTTCGCAAGGAGCGCCCTTTGCCCTGGCACTGGCGGATGTCGGTTTGGTCAAGGCTGTGTCAGTGGTGTCAGGGCAGGATGAGCTCGCCGCGCCCGAGATGTTTTCGCGACTGCCTGAGCCTGTGGCAAGCATGGTGCAGATTGCCAAGGATGATCCTGAACGGCTGGAGGCTGATATCGCTGCGATGGCAAGCGCCGACTGGCTCTGGCAAATGATCGAGACAATGAGCGGGCCGCAGGATCGGGCGTTTTACGCAGCCGAGACCTTCGCGCCTCTTTATCGCAGAGCACTCGATGAAGGTTTCAGTCAGGGCGTCGCAGGATACGCTCGCGACACGCGTCTTGCCATGGCGCCATGGCCCTTCCGGCTCGAGGACATCGTTTGCCCGGTGCGGCTGTGGTTTGGCCTGGCCGACACAAGCCCGGTGCATGCGCCGGATTTCGGAGAGACTCTCAACAAGCGTTTGCCGAACAGCAAGCTTATGCGGCTCGAAGGTGAGGGAAGCGCGATTTTGTGGACCCATGCCGAGGCGATCCTTGAGGACCTCGCCGGTATGGGATGA